A genomic window from Ruminiclostridium cellulolyticum H10 includes:
- a CDS encoding pyridoxal phosphate-dependent aminotransferase — MISKKISHNLANSSMIRAMFEEGEELRKIYGADKVYDFSLGNPDPEPPVEVKSALRELAGSGELKMHAYMNNAGYPEVRETIAKKINSETGLNLSFNNVVMTVGAGGALNVVLKTLLNPGEEVIVFAPFFVEYTSYIDNHGGKTVVINTDFKTFLPDPELLRTKITPNTKAIIINTPNNPTGVVYSRDTLNSIAKVLEDKSKEYGDTIYLISDEPYRKLAYDAEVPNILTIYKNAIMIDCFSKSLSLPGERMGYIATNPDAEDINTLMNGFIYCNRVLGFVNAPALFQKVIAKSINSTVDMNIYKERRDLLYNSLTEFGYECVKPDGAFYLFPKSLIPDDVEFKNRALKYNLIIVPGSGFGTPGYFRLAYCVSLETIKNSLPAFEALAKEFRK; from the coding sequence ATGATATCAAAAAAAATAAGCCATAATTTGGCTAATTCATCAATGATAAGAGCGATGTTTGAAGAAGGCGAAGAATTGAGAAAAATATATGGAGCGGACAAAGTTTATGACTTTTCTCTGGGCAATCCTGATCCGGAGCCTCCTGTCGAGGTTAAATCGGCACTTAGGGAACTTGCAGGCTCCGGCGAGCTTAAAATGCATGCCTATATGAACAATGCAGGATACCCCGAGGTAAGGGAAACAATTGCTAAGAAAATAAACAGCGAAACAGGGCTTAATTTAAGCTTTAACAATGTGGTCATGACTGTTGGTGCCGGGGGTGCTTTAAATGTTGTTCTGAAAACACTGCTTAATCCCGGTGAAGAAGTAATAGTATTTGCACCGTTTTTCGTTGAGTATACCTCCTACATCGACAACCACGGGGGAAAAACGGTAGTTATCAATACTGATTTTAAGACATTCCTTCCTGACCCGGAACTTTTAAGAACAAAAATAACTCCAAATACCAAAGCAATTATTATAAACACACCTAACAACCCTACAGGTGTTGTTTACAGCAGAGATACTTTAAACAGTATTGCTAAAGTTTTGGAGGACAAGAGTAAAGAATACGGAGATACTATTTATCTCATTTCCGATGAGCCTTATAGGAAACTGGCTTATGATGCAGAGGTTCCTAATATTCTCACTATATACAAAAATGCAATAATGATTGACTGCTTCAGTAAATCACTATCTCTTCCGGGTGAACGTATGGGATATATTGCTACAAATCCGGACGCAGAAGATATAAATACTCTTATGAACGGGTTTATTTACTGCAACAGGGTACTAGGCTTTGTTAACGCACCTGCCCTATTCCAGAAGGTTATTGCAAAATCAATCAATTCAACGGTTGATATGAACATTTATAAAGAAAGAAGAGACTTACTGTATAATAGCCTAACCGAATTCGGCTATGAATGTGTTAAGCCTGATGGTGCCTTCTATCTGTTCCCAAAGTCACTCATACCTGACGATGTTGAGTTTAAAAACCGTGCTTTAAAATATAATCTGATTATTGTACCGGGTTCAGGCTTTGGGACTCCCGGATATTTCAGACTTGCATATTGCGTAAGCCTTGAAACAATTAAGAATTCACTGCCGGCTTTTGAAGCTCTGGCTAAAGAATTCAGAAAATAA
- a CDS encoding VOC family protein produces MKSIIPNISVDNCREAIEFYKRIFGGEIKNVKIADKDGMFKGHEGKVMHSELYIGKNCIIYFTDFFGDKLQGSHIQIILGMDSKQEIEKVYADLLKEGKADYELQKTFWGAYHAVVKDKYGITWGLNYAENGGNK; encoded by the coding sequence ATGAAAAGTATAATACCTAACATATCAGTAGATAACTGCAGAGAAGCTATCGAATTCTACAAAAGAATTTTTGGAGGAGAAATAAAAAACGTTAAAATTGCGGACAAAGATGGAATGTTTAAAGGACATGAAGGCAAGGTAATGCATTCAGAACTTTATATTGGGAAAAATTGTATTATATACTTTACGGACTTTTTCGGCGATAAGTTACAGGGCTCTCATATTCAGATAATACTTGGAATGGATTCAAAGCAGGAAATAGAAAAAGTATATGCAGACCTGCTTAAGGAGGGAAAGGCGGATTATGAGCTGCAAAAGACCTTTTGGGGAGCTTATCATGCTGTGGTCAAGGATAAGTATGGCATAACATGGGGGTTGAATTATGCAGAAAATGGTGGAAATAAGTAA
- a CDS encoding DUF362 domain-containing protein: protein MRKDRIWKNSTVAITRNANEAVAIKEAVELLQIIPTIGKNDVVVITPNWVNNKKSPDSGVVVGPESLRQIISLIKQRQPKRIIVATGTADGETVDVMNNVGFGKVIRDEGVEFIDLNHGPFIRINLNHSVVSSTNINKLLNEVTILISFTQLKQHEEATISAAIKNIALGWPPADEHGHPKKNCGIHKELHGFISAMAEQIPIDLSIVSASPAMIGTGPTKGIARHTGLVIAGCDPVATDTVAARLLGFRPQAIRYLFECSNKKIGESDIEKITIEGIPLVEAENIFSQAAYGDGLSVDKA, encoded by the coding sequence ATGCGAAAAGACAGAATATGGAAAAACTCAACAGTAGCTATTACACGGAATGCTAATGAGGCAGTTGCTATAAAAGAAGCTGTTGAACTCCTTCAGATTATACCGACAATCGGTAAAAATGACGTTGTTGTTATAACACCTAACTGGGTTAATAATAAGAAAAGTCCTGATTCCGGGGTAGTTGTGGGGCCAGAAAGTTTGAGACAGATCATATCTCTGATAAAGCAAAGGCAGCCTAAAAGAATTATAGTTGCAACAGGAACTGCAGATGGTGAGACAGTTGATGTAATGAATAATGTGGGGTTTGGAAAGGTAATTAGAGATGAAGGGGTAGAGTTTATTGACCTTAACCATGGACCTTTTATAAGGATAAATCTTAACCATTCAGTTGTGTCATCAACTAATATAAACAAGCTTTTGAATGAAGTTACAATACTCATTTCCTTTACACAGCTTAAACAGCATGAAGAGGCAACAATATCAGCCGCAATTAAAAATATAGCTTTAGGATGGCCCCCGGCAGACGAGCATGGACATCCAAAGAAAAATTGCGGAATCCATAAGGAGCTACACGGCTTCATATCAGCAATGGCAGAGCAAATACCTATTGATTTATCTATAGTAAGTGCAAGTCCTGCAATGATAGGTACAGGACCAACAAAAGGTATCGCCCGGCATACGGGACTTGTGATTGCAGGGTGTGACCCGGTAGCAACAGACACTGTAGCTGCAAGGCTTTTGGGCTTTAGGCCTCAAGCAATAAGATATTTATTTGAATGCAGCAATAAAAAAATAGGTGAAAGTGATATTGAAAAAATCACAATTGAGGGAATACCATTGGTAGAAGCGGAAAACATATTCAGTCAGGCCGCCTATGGAGACGGTCTTTCGGTAGACAAAGCATAA
- a CDS encoding YczI family protein: MIYILMFLMLLSGYYTFTFGISQIKRKNILGGFSTIVVSIFGTIIPMVILYMKNK; encoded by the coding sequence ATGATATATATATTAATGTTTTTAATGCTTTTAAGCGGATACTATACATTTACTTTTGGAATAAGTCAGATAAAACGGAAAAACATACTTGGGGGCTTTAGTACAATCGTAGTTTCCATATTTGGTACGATAATTCCTATGGTAATTTTGTATATGAAGAACAAATAA
- a CDS encoding Ger(x)C family spore germination protein: protein MRKVYKVIILAMAFIYILTGCTTDSKNIDDQAYAIMIGIDKGVENKIRLTVQFPTYKGGGSSSSSGGGGGGGGGGSEEKESGQVDGTIVTTIESSTVLEAINMLNTSTSRHISLVHCKAIIFSEKLAYEGINFYLSDFARFRETRRIATIGVCRGKAEDFIIENKTLIGENISKSIELAFSQSQNSGLFPTVFFTNFYKNTISPYSQAHALYVGLNNFKNLKNEKNGEEPPLKTEEKFYPGEVPKKGNLRQEMIGTAVFNGDKLAGTLNADETRYFLMVENKFKHGILTIEDKMNPGRAIPFDLRPGRKTDIKVGFDKSTPVIDINLNIEADIVGIQSGLHYESLDKIQELNKLLHDSIEEGVRKTVQKVQKQMGTDVFGFGYYAADKFMTINDFEKYNWLSHFIDAKINVSVYTNIRRTGLMAESMPVRYRDKIAK from the coding sequence ATGCGAAAAGTCTATAAGGTAATTATTTTGGCAATGGCATTTATCTATATTTTAACAGGTTGTACGACAGACAGTAAAAATATAGATGATCAGGCTTATGCAATAATGATAGGAATCGACAAGGGAGTAGAGAACAAAATAAGGTTGACCGTTCAGTTTCCCACATATAAGGGTGGGGGAAGCAGCAGTTCTTCAGGAGGAGGCGGAGGAGGTGGTGGTGGTGGAAGTGAAGAAAAAGAATCCGGACAGGTTGACGGAACAATTGTTACTACAATAGAATCCTCAACAGTGCTGGAAGCTATTAATATGCTAAATACTTCAACCTCCAGACACATTTCCCTTGTACATTGCAAAGCTATAATTTTTTCGGAGAAATTAGCGTATGAGGGCATAAACTTTTACCTGTCCGATTTTGCAAGATTCAGAGAAACCAGACGTATTGCAACGATAGGTGTTTGCAGGGGAAAAGCAGAAGACTTTATCATTGAGAACAAAACGCTGATTGGTGAGAATATTTCAAAATCAATAGAGCTTGCATTTTCTCAATCTCAAAATTCAGGACTGTTCCCTACTGTTTTTTTTACGAATTTTTACAAAAACACCATATCACCTTATTCACAGGCACATGCTCTTTATGTTGGTTTAAACAATTTTAAAAACCTAAAGAATGAAAAGAATGGGGAAGAGCCTCCTCTTAAAACCGAGGAAAAGTTTTATCCAGGAGAAGTCCCCAAAAAAGGGAATCTAAGACAAGAAATGATTGGAACGGCCGTATTCAATGGAGACAAGCTTGCCGGCACACTGAATGCAGATGAAACACGTTATTTTTTGATGGTAGAGAATAAATTCAAACATGGAATTTTGACCATTGAGGACAAGATGAATCCGGGCAGGGCTATCCCTTTTGATTTACGCCCGGGAAGAAAAACTGATATCAAGGTGGGGTTTGACAAAAGCACACCCGTGATTGATATAAATCTTAATATTGAAGCTGATATTGTAGGGATACAAAGCGGATTACACTATGAGAGTTTAGATAAAATACAGGAACTTAACAAATTATTACATGATTCTATAGAAGAAGGTGTACGAAAAACTGTTCAAAAAGTTCAGAAGCAAATGGGAACAGATGTCTTTGGCTTTGGCTATTATGCCGCAGACAAATTTATGACAATAAATGATTTTGAAAAATATAACTGGTTATCACATTTTATAGATGCCAAAATAAATGTAAGTGTGTATACCAATATAAGAAGAACCGGGCTAATGGCAGAAAGTATGCCTGTAAGATACCGGGACAAAATTGCAAAATAG
- a CDS encoding GerAB/ArcD/ProY family transporter, which translates to MIKEGKFGTAEAIYLITLVIASKTFYTSIRVMIKTTGTAAWYMTLVSCITSILLFLIISLVMKRFPGKNLAEIFELVTGRFFGKILTLLFSMYFIYYSGSSLREFLEMIKAYNLPYTPPSLIITAFMIVVVVLAYIGLEGIARLAAVSFYPIFTGIVIIIFLAYPYYNVRAIFPIGGYGIAETIRSGFFRSSAYDEIIILAFIINSINGVKTFKKVGIYSIVISGITFSITTLCNIMAFDYTMGSENVSNLFQLARVIFFSRFFQRIESVFLFIWIIASLITVGLAFYIAISCFCKAFRIENHRPLILQFSFLTFMVTLLPEGLIEVSKTNIVFLREYSMTFIYGVPILVLLISVIFGKKGDRQCEKSIR; encoded by the coding sequence ATGATTAAGGAAGGAAAATTCGGGACAGCAGAAGCAATATACCTGATTACTCTTGTTATAGCATCAAAAACCTTTTATACAAGTATACGCGTTATGATAAAAACCACAGGTACGGCGGCATGGTACATGACACTTGTATCATGTATTACAAGCATTCTATTATTCCTGATAATCTCTTTGGTTATGAAAAGATTTCCGGGTAAAAATCTGGCTGAGATATTTGAATTGGTTACAGGTAGATTTTTTGGAAAGATACTGACACTTTTGTTTTCTATGTATTTTATATATTATTCAGGCTCCAGTCTCAGAGAGTTTCTGGAAATGATAAAGGCATATAACCTTCCATATACACCACCTAGCTTAATAATTACTGCATTTATGATTGTAGTTGTAGTTTTGGCATATATAGGGTTGGAAGGCATAGCCAGACTGGCTGCTGTCAGCTTTTATCCCATATTTACAGGAATAGTCATAATTATCTTTCTTGCATATCCTTATTATAATGTAAGAGCTATATTCCCAATCGGTGGCTATGGTATTGCAGAAACAATAAGATCAGGTTTTTTCAGAAGCTCGGCATATGATGAAATAATAATACTGGCATTTATTATAAACTCAATTAACGGTGTCAAGACATTTAAGAAAGTTGGGATATATAGCATTGTTATCTCAGGAATTACTTTCTCTATAACAACATTATGCAATATTATGGCTTTTGACTACACAATGGGAAGCGAAAACGTTTCAAATTTATTCCAGTTGGCGAGAGTCATATTTTTTAGTCGATTTTTTCAAAGAATTGAATCAGTATTTCTTTTTATTTGGATTATTGCATCCCTGATAACTGTTGGGCTGGCATTCTATATTGCTATTAGTTGTTTTTGTAAAGCATTTAGGATTGAAAATCATAGACCGTTGATATTACAGTTTTCTTTCTTGACATTCATGGTTACTTTGCTTCCCGAGGGACTTATAGAGGTTTCAAAAACGAATATTGTATTTTTGCGTGAATACAGTATGACATTTATATATGGCGTACCGATACTGGTTTTATTAATCTCTGTAATATTCGGCAAGAAGGGGGATAGGCAATGCGAAAAGTCTATAAGGTAA